GCTTTTTTCAAAATTCTGCCATGCCAATTGTTGTTCGGGCGGCAGATTTTTAAGATTTTTCAAATAGCTGATCACTGATGTTTTGTCAAAAACGCCAGTCTGAGGGTTGGTAAATGATTGTTGAATGGCAGCACTTACGTTATTTCCCTGCACCATGTCTACCAATTCATCGTTACTGACTTTTATCCCTAATTCTTCGTACTCTTTTCTGTAGGCAAAATCAACAATGTATTGATTCCACACCTGCTCACGAAGAGATTGTTGTTCTGCCTCGGAAGCCGGACGACCGCTTTGCGCTTCAAACGCCTGACGGGCCTGGTCCAATTTGAGTTGAAAATCTTTGTAATCAATTGTTTCTCCCGCTATTTCCCCCACAGTCTGGTTATTTCCGCCAAACATGCTTTGAGCTCCTAAAATGTCACCTCCCACAATAAAGAGGATTAAACTAACGGCAATGATCAATACGGCTATACCTGATCGTTCCCTGATTTTGTTGATTAACGCCATAGTTGCGTGCGCGTTATTTGAGTTAAAAGTTAATTGTTATAGTTAAGTTGTAATTTAGGAAATAAATGCTTTCCGAAAATTGACCCGCAAAATAACATCATTTACCTAAACAATCCAACTGCTGATTCATTCTTTGTCAATATTCATGCCAAATCATTAAGGCAAAACCCAAACCTTTTTGGTCAGCGGAATCTGATCGGCTCCCTGTATTTTAAGAATGTACATTCCGGCGGCCAAATGAGCCAAACGGATGTCTTTGGGCCCGCTCAACTCAGCAACCGATTCTTCATACACCAGTTTCCCTTCTGCATTCAGCAATTGCAGATTAGCCTCCGAAATATCTTTAAAGACTTCCAAATGCAGGATACCCGCACGCACCGGGTTTGGATATACACTTAGACCGTTGTGGGCGAAATCATAAACAAAACCGTATCCAAAGGAAGGCGATGAAGTACAGGTCTTGGTTGAATCCAAGGCATAAAAGGCCACTACCGTATAATTGCCCGTTTCAGCAGGTTTTAAATTATTCTTCTCTGTAACGGTCTGTCTGCCTTCGTATTCCCAACGAAAACGAACCGTAGGCAGATAATCACCTTCTGCCGTCAGGGAAAAGGGACTGTTTTTTGTGATGACCGGACGGAGTGGCACGGGCTCCACTTCAACTGAGACTTCCTTGGATGGAGGTGAAGTACACCCCCGGCTGTCGATTACCCGGGCGCTGTATTTGCCTGAATCTCTTACAGTAAGCGTTTGAGACGTATACTGCCCGTTCCAAACGGTGGGCAAAAAAGAATTAGTAGACAAAGTCACGGCACCTCCTTCGCAAAAACGCAGCGCGCTGTTGGCAATAATGGCGGGAGCCATTGGCAGAGGCTGAACCGTCACCGACATCTTCTTTGAGTAATCGGAAGCACAATTGTATTGATTGACTGCCCGGACGGCATAATCGCCTGACTTCCTTACAACTATACTTGCCGCTTTCAGGCCTGTATTCCATTCCAATACCGTCGTGGAAGAGGCTGCACTTTCTGCCTGTACTTCGAGCGTCACGGTTTGATCCGCACAAAACGTCAACGGTCCGTTAGCCGTCACCGGCGGAACAGAGGGTACCGGGTATACGGTCGCTTTTAGGGTTGCCGAAAAATCTGACCAGCAGCCGTTGTTGTCTTTTACCTGAACCGCATAGTCCGCATCATTGGAAACTGCAATGCTTTGAGAAGTTGCCCCATTATTCCAGCGATACCCCACTGCCGTTGGTGCGGCAAGCTCCACACTTTGCCCCGAACAAAGCACTAAGCTTCCTCGGGCAAGAATAGAGGGAATAGCCGGCTTGGGCAGTGCATGTCGTGTATTATCCCCCACGCTGACAGAAGTTGAATACATAAAATGGCCGAAAGCATCTTTCACTTTGACTCGGTACACACCATTACCAACCACGATAGCATTGTTTTTCTCTCCTGTATTCCAATTTACTTCGGTAAAATTTCCCTCCGCAACAAGTTTTACCCGGTTATCATCCGAACAGCCCACTTTGACTGTAGGCAATTTTAAAGGAGCAATGGGATTAGATTGGCTGAAAAAGTACGAGTTAAGGCTTTGGTTCCAATGCTGAGCAAGGGTTGTTAATCCATTTCCCTGAATATGGACCCCGTCCGGGCGTGGAATTTGAATATCATCGGTCGCCGGTCCT
Above is a window of Runella slithyformis DSM 19594 DNA encoding:
- a CDS encoding T9SS type A sorting domain-containing protein; translated protein: MLFFAGIPSFSQVEVSFPTPRIVFQRSNTNAASFVVSGSYQQGIPDQIEAALVPISAGQGKATNWQVVEKMPKGGVFAGTVTGEGGWYKLKVRVIRNATVADSTEVDRIGIGEVFLVAGQSNARGIQNYGAPSANDDRVSCFNYLNASFDPNELPEPTFSHLNGDSYIAPYGYSAWSWGILGDLLANRFNVPVLFYNVALEGTTSRSWRESSTGYALNPYTGGFYVNQLPYSQLRVVVRQLIPLTGVRAILWHQGESDNQFGLSEQEIVSNLQQVIAQSRNDAGQNISWVISKVSYNVYFSKAVINAQSTVINTTSNVFEGPATDDIQIPRPDGVHIQGNGLTTLAQHWNQSLNSYFFSQSNPIAPLKLPTVKVGCSDDNRVKLVAEGNFTEVNWNTGEKNNAIVVGNGVYRVKVKDAFGHFMYSTSVSVGDNTRHALPKPAIPSILARGSLVLCSGQSVELAAPTAVGYRWNNGATSQSIAVSNDADYAVQVKDNNGCWSDFSATLKATVYPVPSVPPVTANGPLTFCADQTVTLEVQAESAASSTTVLEWNTGLKAASIVVRKSGDYAVRAVNQYNCASDYSKKMSVTVQPLPMAPAIIANSALRFCEGGAVTLSTNSFLPTVWNGQYTSQTLTVRDSGKYSARVIDSRGCTSPPSKEVSVEVEPVPLRPVITKNSPFSLTAEGDYLPTVRFRWEYEGRQTVTEKNNLKPAETGNYTVVAFYALDSTKTCTSSPSFGYGFVYDFAHNGLSVYPNPVRAGILHLEVFKDISEANLQLLNAEGKLVYEESVAELSGPKDIRLAHLAAGMYILKIQGADQIPLTKKVWVLP